A single Gemmatimonadales bacterium DNA region contains:
- the yidD gene encoding membrane protein insertion efficiency factor YidD, producing the protein MGQWPRAALLGLIRGYQLTLSPLLPPACRFTPSCSQYALEALARHGAIKGAWLAARRVARCHPFHPGGYDPVP; encoded by the coding sequence GTGGGGCAGTGGCCCCGCGCGGCGCTCCTGGGATTGATCCGTGGCTATCAGCTCACCCTTTCGCCGCTCTTGCCGCCCGCGTGCCGGTTCACGCCGAGCTGCTCGCAGTACGCGCTCGAGGCCCTCGCGCGCCATGGCGCCATCAAGGGTGCGTGGCTCGCGGCCCGGCGCGTGGCCCGGTGCCATCCGTTTCACCCGGGCGGGTATGATCCCGTTCCCTGA